Proteins encoded by one window of Canis aureus isolate CA01 chromosome 13, VMU_Caureus_v.1.0, whole genome shotgun sequence:
- the LOC144281573 gene encoding olfactory receptor 11H6-like: MTSEARNASRSGQDFILLGFPCSREVQFLLFSIFFVTYTLTLLGNTVIVCAVHGDRRLHTPMYVLLANFSFLEICYVNSDVPNMLANLLSQTKTISFAQCLLQLYFFFSLGTTECLFLSIMAYDRFLAICRPLHYPTVMTIKFCVRLVIFCWVYGFLWFLIPVILVTQLPFCGPNVIDDFLCDLGPLLALASACVPIPGTVLICGTMSSLLIFATFLYIIGSYSLVVRAVVQVPSRAGRKKAFSTCCSHLAVVFLFYGSVMMTYVSPGSGQAEGMQKFTTLFYSVLTPFFNPMIYSLRNKEMKAALKKILGGS; encoded by the coding sequence ATGACCTCAGAGGCCAGAAACGCTTCCCGTAGTGGGCAGGACTTCATCCTCCTGGGCTTCCCTTGCAGCCGGGAAGTCCAATTCCTCCTCTTCTCTATATTCTTTGTGACCTACACGCTGACGCTCCTTGGAAACACGGTCATCGTGTGTGCGGTGCACGGGGACCGCCGGCTTCACACCCCGATGTATGTCCTGCTGGCCAACTTCTCCTTCCTGGAGATCTGCTACGTCAACTCCGATGTGCCCAACATGCTGGCCAACCTCCTCTCCCAGACCAAAACCATCTCCTTCGCTCAGTGCCTGCTCCAGTTGTACTTCTTCTTCTCCCTGGGCACAACCGAATGCTTGTTTCTGTCCatcatggcctatgaccgcttcCTTGCCATCTGCCGCCCCCTGCACTATCCCACTGTCATGACTATTAAGTTCTGTGTCCGTCTGGTCATCTTTTGCTGGGTCTATGGTTTTCTCTGGTTTCTGATCCCTGTGATACTCGTGACCCAGCTACCGTTTTGCGGCCCGAATGTAATTGATGACTTTCTGTGTGACCTGGGTCCTCTGCTGGCCTTGGCTTCAGCCTGTGTCCCAATCCCAGGGACTGTTCTCATCTGTGGCACCATGAGTTCCCTCCTCATCTTTGCCACCTTCCTGTACATAATCGGCTCCTACAGCCTGGTGGTGCGGGCTGTAGTGCAGGTGCCCTCCAGAGCCGGCCGGAAGAAAGCCTTTTCTACCTGCTGCTCACATCTGGCTGTCGTGTTTCTATTCTATGGTTCCGTCATGATGACATATGTGAGCCCAGGGTCAGGACAAGCAGAGGGAATGCAGAAGTTCACGACTCTATTCTACTCAGTTTTGACCCCTTTTTTCAACCCCATGATCTACAGCCTCCggaataaagaaatgaaggctGCCTTGAAGAAAATTCTGGGAGGTTCCTAA
- the LOC144281574 gene encoding olfactory receptor 11H6-like: MSGVSTVTEFILLSFPCSRKVQVLLFLLFFVSYILTLMGNGAIVCAVKLDPRLHTPMYLLLANFSFLEICYINTTVPNMLQNFLSETKTISFTACFFQFYFFFSMGTTETFLLPLMAFDRYLAICQPLHYPIITNNRLCMNLVALCWVTAFLCYPIPIYFITQLPFCGPNAIDHFVCDPGPLLALSCIPAPGIELSCSLLSSLIIFITFFFILGSYTLVLRAVLRVSSAAGRRKAFSTCGSHLVVVSLFYGALMVMYISPTSGNPSGIQKIVTLFYSSVTPLINPLIYSLRNKDMKAALRKIHMSTKISQSK, encoded by the coding sequence ATGTCAGGAGTCAGCACAGTGACTGAATTCATACTCCTGAGTTTTCCGTGCTCCAGAAAGGTTCAGGtcctcctcttcctgctgttCTTTGTGTCCTACATCCTGACACTGATGGGGAATGGGGCCATTGTCTGTGCAGTGAAGCTGGATCCCAGACTTCATACCCCCATGTACCTTCTGCTGGCCAACTTCTCGTTCCTGGAGATCTGTTACATCAACACCACCGTTCCCAATATGTTACAGAACTTCCTATCTGAGACCAAAACCATCTCTTTCACAGCCTGTTTCTTTCAGTTCTACTTCTTCTTCTCCATGGGCACCACTGAGACTTTCTTACTGCCCCTCATGGCTTTTGATCGGTACTTGGCCATCTGCCAGCCTCTCCATTATCCTATCATCACGAACAACCGCCTCTGCATGAACCTGGTGGCCCTGTGCTGGGTCACAGCCTTCCTCTGCTATCCGATCCCTATCTATTTTATCACACAGCTCCCCTTCTGTGGCCCCAACGCCATTGACCACTTTGTCTGTGACCCCGGTCCTCTTCTGGCCCTGTCCTGCATCCCTGCCCCTGGAATTGAGCTTTCCTGTTCTCTATTGAGCTCTCTCATTATCTTCATCACCTTCTTCTTCATCCTTGGTTCGTACACACTGGTTCTCAGAGCAGTGTTGCGTGTCTCCTCAGCAGCTGGTCGACGTAAGGCCTTCTCCACCTGTGgttcccacttggttgtggtctCTCTTTTCTATGGAGCCCTCATGGTAATGTACATCAGCCCAACCTCTGGAAATCCATCTGGGATACAGAAGATTGTAACCTTGTTCTACTCATCAGTGACCCCACTTATAAACCCACTGATCTACAGTCTACGGAACAAAGACATGAAAGCTGCCTTGAGAAAAATTCATATGAGCACAAAAATTAGTCAAAGCAAATAA